A stretch of DNA from Natrinema halophilum:
GCCGTAGTTGGCGGCGACGATTCCGACGATCGCGACCGGGGACGGTGCGAACGCCGTCTGGAGTGCGAACGTACTGTAGGTCGTCAGCGAGGAGAGAAAGCCCGTTGCGAAGACGGTCCGCGTTCGCGATCCGATGTGACCCGCGTACTCGGCCTCGTAGACCAGAAAGCCAAGCACCGCGCTTCCGGCGGCGTTGACGAGGACGATCGATGGAACGTCCGAGAGCAACTC
This window harbors:
- a CDS encoding CrcB family protein, which produces MADDHPLIRLETLALIAVGGFAGSNLRLLAMELLSDVPSIVLVNAAGSAVLGFLVYEAEYAGHIGSRTRTVFATGFLSSLTTYSTFALQTAFAPSPVAIVGIVAANYGLGIAGVLAGRTVARRLGHLHPTGGETA